The following nucleotide sequence is from Streptomyces sp. NBC_00237.
GCCCAGAGCTGCCTTCCGGTCCTGCGGTCCAGGAGCAGCACGTGCTGAAGGCCCTTGCGCTGCTTCTTCACGGCGGGTGGGACGACGAGGGACACGTCGCGCAGGAGGAGGCCCTCGGGGCGGACCGCGAGGGGGCGGAAGATCCGGGAGCCGAGGTCGTCGGCGACCTTGGAGCGCCAGAGTTCCCTGCGGGCGGCCATGTCGTACGCGAGGACGTACTGCATGAGCTCGCCCTTCGCGTCGCGGCCCGAGACGTCGAGCCAGACGACGGGTCCTTCGGCGGTGATCTGGTGGTTCACCAGCGCGCGCTCGTCGCCGAGGACGGTCTTGAACGGCAGGCGGCGCTTCACCACGCCGGTCCGGGCGTCGAACCAGACGAAGCCCCCCTTCAGCTGGTCCACGACGAAGCAGTGCCGGTCGTCGACGGGGAACGCGGCGGCGTGGACGTTCAGGGACTTCTGGGTCCACAGGACGCGGCCGGTGCGGATGTCGACGCCCGTGCTGGGCAGGTCCTTGCCGGTGAGTACGAGGACCTGGTTGCGCCAGATGCATATCTGCGTGGCGTCGGGGTTCTCGCCAGCGCGGGGGTCGGCGGCGAGGGTGTGGCGGTAGTGCCAGAGGGGGGCGGGGGAGGTGCCCGGAAGCTGTGGCTCGGGGGCGGGGGCGGGTGTTCCCGTTTCCCTGCGGGTGTCGTTCGAGGTGAGGGCGTAGGTGGTGCCTGCGCCGAGGGCGATCCCGGCGGCTCCGGCGAGGAGGGAGGTGAGGAGGGTGCGGCGGGGGAGTCCCTGGGCGACGGGCGGGGCGTGGCTTCCCCCCTGGCCGGGGGAGGTGGGGGCCGAGTCGAGGGTCGTACGGGGGTGGGGCGGGGCTCCGTCGGTGGGGGTGGCGGTACGGGGGACGGGCATGGCTCCGTCGGTGGGGGTGGCGGTACGGGGGACGGGCATGGCTCCGTCGGTGGGGGTGGCGGCCCCGGGGGCGGGGGGCCCGAGGGGGGTGGGTGGAGGGTCCTGGGGGAGCGGGGGTGCTTCCAGGGAGAGGACGGCGGAGGCTTGGGTGGAGAGGGCGGTGAGGAGGCGGCCCGGGAGCCAGCCCTGGGCGGTCAGGGTCGCGGGGGTGTCCGGGGCGAGGAGAGCGGCCAGCTCCGGCGGGGTCGGGCGGGCCTGGGGGGAGGCGGCCAGACAGTGGGAGAGGAGCGGGCGCAGGGCCTCCGGGGCGGAGGCGAGGTTCGGGGCGGCGGTGAAGTCCGGGGTGGCGGAGGCCGGTCCACCGGGGAACGGGGAGACGCCAGGGAAGGGGGAGGCGCCGGTGGCCGCGTACGCGAGGAGGTGGCCCAGGACGAAGACGTCGGAGGCGGGGGTGGGACGGCCGCCGGAGGCTTGTTCCGGGGTCAAGTAGCCCAGGGTGACGGAGAGCTGGCCGTTCGCGCCGCGCTGTGCGGAGGCCGCGGCGCCCAGTGCGCCGAAGGCCGTGAGGCGGGGGCCGTCCGCCGCCAGGAGGACGGTGTCGGCGGAGAGGCCCTGGTGGACCGCGCCCGTGGAGTGCACCCGGGTCAGGGCTTCGGCGAGGGCCGCGCCCAGGACCCGTACCGCACGCTCGGGCAGCGGGCCCGCGAGCGCGACGGCCTCGCCCAGGGTGAGGGAGGGGACGTAACCCCGGGCGGTCCACAGGTCGTCGCCGGTGGTGCGGGAGTCGAGGAGGGTCTGCACCCAGCCGCCCGCGAGCCGCCCGCCGGTCTCCGCCTCGGTCGCGAACTGCCGTCGGAACGCGGGCAGGGGGGCGAGTTCGGGTCTGGCGCGGGTGACGAGGGCGGTGCTGCCGTCGGGGGCGTGGGCGAGGTACTGGACGGAGCTGGCCGTCTCGCGGAAGCGGACCAGTGTGCGGTAAGGGCCTATCTGGGCCGGATCGTCCTTGTGCAGCGCTTCCATGTGGAACTACCCCCAACTGTCACTGTCGCCCCAGTCGTTGTCACGGACCGCTTTAGGCACAGGGGTTCGATCTTAGGGGGAGGGGTCAGTCCGACGCGGGGCGGGTTTTTGTGCGTGGTGGCGGGAGGTGGCGGTCCAGGGCCATCGAGAGTTCCGCCTCGACCACGCTCTTGGCCAGCGGGCGCAGGCGTTGCGGGTCGGCGTCGTGGGTGGTGACCAGGCCGATGAACATCCGCGCGAGTACGTCCGCGTGCTCGCGGACCTGGAGGCCCGCGGCCATGACCTCGGAGAGCGGGACGCCCTCGCGGACCAGGGCCGCCGAGACGTCGAGCAGGCGGCGGCTGATGTGGACGATCTCGTCGCCGTCGACGGCGAGATAGCCGAGCGCGAGCGCGGAGGCGAGGTTCTCGGGGGTGACCTCGCCCTCGAAGTAGTCGGCGAGCTGCTCGGGGGTGAGGCGGACCGGGGTCTCCTCGGTGGGCTCCTGCGGGGTGCCGAGGGCGAGGAGTTCGCCCATGTCGCGACCGCTGTCGAAGGTGGAGGCGAGGTCGGCGATGCCGGTGAGGGTGTGGCCGCGCTCCAAGAGGGCGGAGATGGTGCGCAGACGGGCCAGGTGGTGGTCGTTGTACCAGGCGATGCGGCCCTCGCGGCGGGGCGGGCCGATGAGCTTGCGCTCGCGGTAGAAGCGGAGGGTGCGGACGGGGATGCCGGCGGCCTCGGCCAGCTCCTCCATGCGGTACTCGCGGTACGGGCGGTCCTTGCGCTCCTCGCGCTCCTCCTGGCCCTTGCGGTCCTCCCGGGCCTCGCGGTCCTCCCGGTCCTCGCGGTGCGGGCGCGGCTGGTCGGCCCGTGTGTCCTCGGCGGCCGGGCGTGGCCGGTCGTCGCGGGTTTCCTTGTGTTCGCCGCCCTGTGCGGGGCCCTGTTCGGGGATTTCCGGTGCTTCTTCCACGCCCGGAAGCCTATTCCGTACCACCGGTAACTCGTCCCGTCGTACCCCTACCGATCAGTACGCCACTGCTCTACTCTCCCAACCATGCCAGTGATTGCTGGCGGAGTTGCTGGGTTGCGAGGTGTAGTCGAGTGCGGGAGGCGTCGGGCATGACCGAGTTCGAGCACGAGCATGTACGAGTGGCGGTGATCGGGTCCGGGTTCGGGGGCCTGGGGGCCGCGGTCCGGCTGCGCAGGGAAGGGATCACCGACTTCGTCGTGCTGGAGCGGGCGGATTCGGTGGGCGGGACCTGGCGGGACAACAGCTATCCCGGCTGCGCGTGCGACGTGCCGTCCCACCTCTACTCCTTCTCCTTCGCGCCCAACCCCGAGTGGCCGCGCACCTTTTCCGGGCAGGAGCACATCCGCGCGTACCTGGAGCACGTGACGGACACCTTCGGGCTCCGCCCGCACATCCGCCTCAACCACGAGGTGACGATGATGACCTGGGACGCCGAGAAGCTCTGGTGGAGGATCGAGGCGGCCAACGGCACCACGCTCGTCGCGGACGTCGTCGTGTCGGCGACCGGTCCGCTCTCCGACCCCAAGACCCCCGACATCCCGGGCCTCGACACCTTCCCCGGGAAGGTCTTCCACTCCGCGCGGTGGGACCACGACTACGACCTCGGGGGCAAGCGGGTCGCGATGATCGGGACCGGCGCGTCCGCGATCCAGATCGTCCCCGCGATCCAGTCGGAGGTCGGCAGTCTCACCCTCTTCCAGCGGACCCCGCCGTGGGTGATGCCGCGCGCCGACCGCGCGATCACCGGCGCGGAACGCTGGCTGCACCGGACGGTCCCGGCCACGGGCAAGGCCCGGCGCGGGCTGCTGTGGGGCATCCGCGAGCTCCAGGTGCAGGCGTTCACCAAGCGGCCGAACGAACTCGGCTTCATCGAGAACATAGCCAAGGCCAACATGGCGAAGTCGATCAAGGACCCCGCGCTGAGGGCCAAGTTGACCCCCGACTACCGGATCGGCTGCAAGCGCATCCTGTTGTCGAGTACGTACTATCCGGCTCTGGCCGAGCCCCATGTGGACGTCGTCGCGTCCGGGCTGAG
It contains:
- a CDS encoding PQQ-binding-like beta-propeller repeat protein, whose protein sequence is MEALHKDDPAQIGPYRTLVRFRETASSVQYLAHAPDGSTALVTRARPELAPLPAFRRQFATEAETGGRLAGGWVQTLLDSRTTGDDLWTARGYVPSLTLGEAVALAGPLPERAVRVLGAALAEALTRVHSTGAVHQGLSADTVLLAADGPRLTAFGALGAAASAQRGANGQLSVTLGYLTPEQASGGRPTPASDVFVLGHLLAYAATGASPFPGVSPFPGGPASATPDFTAAPNLASAPEALRPLLSHCLAASPQARPTPPELAALLAPDTPATLTAQGWLPGRLLTALSTQASAVLSLEAPPLPQDPPPTPLGPPAPGAATPTDGAMPVPRTATPTDGAMPVPRTATPTDGAPPHPRTTLDSAPTSPGQGGSHAPPVAQGLPRRTLLTSLLAGAAGIALGAGTTYALTSNDTRRETGTPAPAPEPQLPGTSPAPLWHYRHTLAADPRAGENPDATQICIWRNQVLVLTGKDLPSTGVDIRTGRVLWTQKSLNVHAAAFPVDDRHCFVVDQLKGGFVWFDARTGVVKRRLPFKTVLGDERALVNHQITAEGPVVWLDVSGRDAKGELMQYVLAYDMAARRELWRSKVADDLGSRIFRPLAVRPEGLLLRDVSLVVPPAVKKQRKGLQHVLLLDRRTGRQLWAKEFKDVREHAGITVGPTGPLFGATGEHIAAFDLSTGKSLWRTPATPQGIGLDPWGFGNGKVHGETLYVGSNQTTVLALDTRTGTQRWMQPTEEPSRGVNAVSVSESGRTVVSLGATQLTAFDAQDGTLRWKFTDRGESVKGGAQPDFPVYSAKIAGRTLLAFRGHHVYALALD
- a CDS encoding MerR family transcriptional regulator, whose protein sequence is MEELAEAAGIPVRTLRFYRERKLIGPPRREGRIAWYNDHHLARLRTISALLERGHTLTGIADLASTFDSGRDMGELLALGTPQEPTEETPVRLTPEQLADYFEGEVTPENLASALALGYLAVDGDEIVHISRRLLDVSAALVREGVPLSEVMAAGLQVREHADVLARMFIGLVTTHDADPQRLRPLAKSVVEAELSMALDRHLPPPRTKTRPASD
- a CDS encoding NAD(P)/FAD-dependent oxidoreductase, which produces MTEFEHEHVRVAVIGSGFGGLGAAVRLRREGITDFVVLERADSVGGTWRDNSYPGCACDVPSHLYSFSFAPNPEWPRTFSGQEHIRAYLEHVTDTFGLRPHIRLNHEVTMMTWDAEKLWWRIEAANGTTLVADVVVSATGPLSDPKTPDIPGLDTFPGKVFHSARWDHDYDLGGKRVAMIGTGASAIQIVPAIQSEVGSLTLFQRTPPWVMPRADRAITGAERWLHRTVPATGKARRGLLWGIRELQVQAFTKRPNELGFIENIAKANMAKSIKDPALRAKLTPDYRIGCKRILLSSTYYPALAEPHVDVVASGLSEVRGSTVVAADGTEAEVDAIIFGTGFHVTDMPIADRVVGADGITLAEAWKGGMESLRGATAVGFPNWMTIIGPNTGLGNSSMILMIEAQLSYLADYMRQLDVLGGRVALSARPSAVGAWNRRVQERMKRTVWNTGGCDSWYLDANGRNTTVWPGTTSEFRRATREVNLAEYEVVRAEAPSPVEDAAPAEAEEAVA